One window of Alkaliphilus metalliredigens QYMF genomic DNA carries:
- a CDS encoding ATP-dependent metallopeptidase FtsH/Yme1/Tma family protein — MLKLTKKQLIIVLGIAIVVVSAIGYAVYTQYFNEDKLEISYTAFLESTEAGEIRTVNLSEGPKLTGVFEDGKQFITDHPRTDSLKENLLLHGIQVRETTDQYSVVQVITFVVLIGGFIGVAIFLSKKNATQTSKEYDKMSDVEFSTQKDSSIRFADIAGNQEAKENAMELVDFLKNPEKYSRYGAKMPKGVILYGSPGTGKTLLARALASEAGVEFLAVSGSDFVQVYAGLGAGRIRNLFKKAKDKGKCVIFIDEIDAIGKKRDRGGLGGSDESDRTLNALLTEMSGFKGSEGIIVMAATNRLDILDDALLRPGRFDRQIEIGLPDLKARQDILQLYTQNRPIDPKVCLRGIAQQTVYFSGAKLENLMNEAAIYAAREEADFITEGHIDKAFYTVVAGEEKKDRSNIQPIDRKITAYHEAGHAVATKLLCPQNKVTKVTIIPSTKGAGGFSMNIPPDQMYHTKNSMVNSIKVALSGRIIEEIVFGPDFVTTGASNDIQKATEILGAMIKQFGMNDEVGMINYDVLFGRQGACDQRVMELTKLNMKRLYDETKVLLEKSLNIVEAVAEDLLIKETLKEDEINEIFSGFQSM, encoded by the coding sequence ATGTTAAAACTAACTAAAAAACAATTGATTATAGTACTTGGTATTGCTATTGTTGTTGTGAGTGCAATTGGTTATGCCGTTTATACTCAATATTTTAATGAGGATAAACTGGAGATTAGTTATACTGCTTTCTTAGAAAGTACAGAGGCAGGAGAAATTAGAACCGTCAATCTATCGGAAGGTCCTAAATTGACAGGAGTCTTTGAGGATGGAAAACAGTTTATAACAGACCATCCAAGAACTGACAGTTTGAAAGAAAATTTGTTATTACATGGAATACAGGTCAGAGAAACAACAGACCAATATTCTGTTGTTCAAGTAATTACATTTGTTGTTTTGATAGGTGGATTTATTGGGGTCGCCATCTTTTTATCTAAGAAAAATGCGACACAAACCTCTAAGGAATACGACAAGATGTCTGATGTTGAGTTTTCTACTCAAAAAGACTCATCGATTCGATTTGCAGATATTGCAGGGAATCAAGAGGCGAAGGAAAATGCCATGGAGCTTGTAGACTTCTTGAAGAATCCAGAGAAGTATAGCCGTTATGGTGCAAAAATGCCTAAAGGGGTTATCTTATATGGATCTCCAGGAACGGGAAAAACGCTATTAGCAAGGGCTCTGGCCAGTGAGGCGGGAGTTGAATTTTTAGCTGTTTCCGGTTCGGATTTTGTACAGGTATATGCAGGATTAGGTGCTGGTAGAATCCGTAACTTATTTAAAAAGGCAAAAGACAAAGGAAAATGTGTCATTTTCATTGATGAAATTGACGCCATTGGAAAGAAAAGAGATCGTGGAGGTTTAGGTGGTAGCGATGAATCCGACAGGACACTAAATGCATTATTAACTGAGATGTCTGGATTTAAAGGTAGCGAAGGAATCATCGTAATGGCGGCAACTAACCGTCTGGATATACTTGATGATGCACTACTAAGACCTGGACGATTTGATCGTCAAATTGAGATAGGACTACCTGATCTGAAAGCAAGACAGGATATTCTACAATTATATACTCAAAATAGACCTATAGATCCAAAGGTGTGCTTACGAGGAATTGCACAACAAACTGTTTATTTCAGTGGTGCCAAACTTGAAAATTTAATGAATGAAGCAGCTATTTATGCAGCAAGAGAAGAAGCAGACTTTATTACGGAAGGACATATAGATAAGGCTTTTTACACAGTGGTAGCTGGAGAAGAGAAGAAGGATCGAAGTAATATTCAGCCAATTGATAGAAAGATTACTGCATATCACGAAGCAGGTCACGCTGTTGCCACAAAGCTATTGTGTCCCCAAAATAAAGTGACAAAGGTAACGATTATACCAAGCACCAAAGGAGCTGGTGGATTTAGTATGAATATTCCTCCAGATCAAATGTATCATACTAAAAATAGTATGGTAAATAGTATTAAAGTTGCTTTATCAGGAAGAATCATAGAAGAAATTGTTTTTGGACCAGATTTTGTCACAACAGGAGCCAGTAATGACATTCAAAAGGCAACAGAAATTCTAGGTGCAATGATCAAACAATTTGGGATGAATGATGAAGTAGGTATGATTAATTATGATGTTTTATTTGGTCGACAAGGTGCTTGTGACCAACGAGTAATGGAACTAACAAAGTTAAATATGAAGCGTTTATACGATGAAACAAAGGTGCTCCTAGAGAAGAGCCTTAACATTGTTGAGGCTGTGGCGGAGGACCTATTAATAAAGGAAACATTAAAAGAAGATGAAATCAATGAGATTTTCAGTGGATTTCAATCTATGTAA
- a CDS encoding nucleoid-associated protein — MRETSSVILHSIIVHVLDKTAEEPLLTDFQQEITEEIHELIEKHIVRSLKDDDNRIAKFITGPNIVRDSCDQILYHESSFVESSKIIAQHLFRAMKVNANTSSCDLVICSYSVDSQKYVGILKMDYRKSYVHDIEYVDDRFKVSIISHETGLPGMAQRLQKCAFIKRYEANDEYDLVLLDKQQAKGSEQDVAHFFAQDFLNCNILVDSKDKTKMFRSMTEKFVRNELRQDVAHAATARDVLATHLNKEEEINVRQFAEAMSDDNEEMKNNYIEHLNNEGFQVTGFEVNKEWVEKKLKRKAIKTDTGFDIRNERDIFNDPHKFSVQRNGDGTINIVLKNIRNFVEK, encoded by the coding sequence TGACAGATTTTCAGCAAGAGATAACGGAGGAGATCCACGAATTAATAGAAAAACATATTGTGCGTTCCCTAAAGGATGATGACAATCGTATTGCTAAGTTTATTACGGGACCAAATATTGTGAGGGACAGCTGCGACCAAATACTTTATCATGAGAGTAGCTTTGTTGAAAGTAGTAAAATCATTGCTCAGCATCTGTTTCGGGCTATGAAAGTCAATGCAAACACATCTTCTTGTGATCTAGTTATTTGCTCGTATTCTGTAGATTCACAAAAATATGTGGGGATTTTAAAAATGGATTATCGCAAGTCCTATGTTCATGATATTGAATATGTGGATGATAGATTTAAGGTTTCGATTATTTCCCATGAGACTGGTTTGCCAGGAATGGCGCAACGTTTACAGAAATGCGCATTTATTAAAAGATATGAGGCTAACGATGAATACGATTTAGTTCTTTTGGACAAACAACAGGCCAAGGGAAGCGAACAAGATGTGGCCCATTTTTTTGCTCAGGATTTTTTAAACTGTAATATCCTTGTGGATAGTAAAGATAAAACAAAAATGTTTAGGAGTATGACCGAAAAATTTGTAAGAAATGAATTGAGACAAGATGTAGCACATGCTGCTACAGCCAGGGATGTATTAGCTACACATTTAAACAAAGAAGAAGAAATTAATGTGAGACAGTTTGCAGAAGCGATGTCAGATGATAATGAAGAGATGAAAAATAATTATATAGAGCATTTAAACAATGAAGGATTTCAAGTAACGGGATTTGAAGTCAACAAGGAGTGGGTAGAGAAAAAGCTTAAAAGAAAGGCCATCAAGACTGATACGGGTTTTGATATTCGAAATGAACGAGATATCTTTAATGATCCACATAAATTTTCTGTTCAACGAAATGGAGACGGAACCATTAATATTGTGCTTAAAAACATACGAAACTTCGTAGAAAAATAG